The nucleotide window TCAGAAGGTGCGAAGACCCTTACAGGGCAAGAGGGGGCTTAGTTATTTTCCCTAAGGTTATGCCCCTTGTTCCTACCGCAAAGGGAATAGAATTTGAAGTTGTTGAAAAAACCTCCCGATATCTCTGGCTTAAACCCCTGAAGAGAGGAAAAGAAGGAATGACTCCCTTTGGAAACATCGAAGGGGGTTTACCCCATTATCGCTACGGAGCGATTTTTAACGGAAGTGAAGCGAGGCTTTTTGGAAGGGTCGTGAAAGCTGAAGAAATTCTCGAAAACCGTGCTGGAATCTTTAAAGCTAACTTTGAAGTTCTTGCAAATGGAAAAAGGGTTAAGGGAGTCGGGATTTACTGCAACGAGGGGAGGGTTAAGCTTATCGGGGGAGAGTTTGAAGTGGGGGATGTTGTGGAGCTTGTAATAGTTTAACTGTAAAAAAAGCAGAAAAGTAAAAACTCAGTAAGGAAGGTCATAGTGCTTGACCACTATCTCGTCTATCCCTATTTTTTCTAAAGCACTCAACGGAACCTGCATTGACACTTGAACTATTCCCGGAAGCCTTCCAATCTCCACGGCACCGCTTATCGTTACTCTGTTTCTAACTTCTTCTACGCTCATTCCAAAGAGCTTTGCAGCTCTTTCAAAACCTCTCATTGCAGCTTCGTTTATAGTTGGTCCTGAACCAATAATCTGCACTGGAGCCACAGGCTCAGGCTCAATTCCAAACCTTCTTGCCAGATTCTGCACTTTCTCCCATTCGTCTTTTCTCCATGGCTTTGCGAGTGGAGGCAGGTCTTCCTCAGGAGGTAGCAATATTGGGCCATCCAGATTTACGTTTTTGACAACCGAAACTTCAAGAACACTCTCTGCAGTTACATCGGTTGTATGCCCCGCTACCTCTCCATCTCCCTGCATTGCATGAGCGTCTCCGGCGTAAATTCCTCCTCCTTTGACCTTTACAGGTGCTATCAGTATGCTTCCTTCCCTGACTGAATCAACGTCCAAATGCCCATCGGTTAGCTTTGTCTCGTAGTCCTCCTTGGTTATCCCGTATGGATGGGGGGCGTTGATTAGGAATGAGCCAAAATCCCCGGCATTGTGGGAGTCCGGGATGTCTACAGCTGGAACCGTTCCAAGCTGTCCCAAGAAAGGTCTCATCCTTGAGGGAACTCCAACTATATCTGCCTTGGCGAAGATTAGTATCGGCACCTGCTTTGAATTCTTGGGAAGAGCGTGCCACTCCCATGCATCTTTGGCTATCATCTCGGCGGTTTCCTTGTTTACGGTAACTCCAACTCCAAGGTTGTGATCAAAAACCATTGTATAGCCGTTGACCATCTTGAAGGGAGAAGCCGGCGAGCCGCAGTTCTTGCACCTCACTGCATCTTCCCCTATGCCAACAACCTCAAATTCGGGCCATGGCTCGTTACAGCTTGGACATTTCTTTGCAACGTATGGGTCTCCAACAAACGCTCCTTCTCTAGCGACATCAACGCCTGAAGAAGCTGCTTTTGAGAGAACCTTTATGCTCTTTATCTTAATCACTATGCCGTCCCCAATCTCTGCCCCTTCTACTGCAACCGGCATGTTGACCTCATGTCCTCCCCTAATTGTGGGAGTGATCATCGGGCCCCAGCATCCGGGGGCTGTGCGAAAGATTATTTTTCCTCCGTCTGCTACGGGGCCGAGCATCTTTGAGTGTGGCCCAATTATGCCGTTTGTTTGTATGTCGTTAAAAATCTCATCTTCAACTACCATAGAAACCACCAACTCTTATCTTCAAGGTGAAAAGATAAAAACACCCTAGTTCCCATTAGATCGTTAGAGTTATAAGCACTTAAGTCTTTTGGTTGATTGGTGG belongs to Thermococcus bergensis and includes:
- a CDS encoding acetamidase/formamidase family protein; the encoded protein is MVVEDEIFNDIQTNGIIGPHSKMLGPVADGGKIIFRTAPGCWGPMITPTIRGGHEVNMPVAVEGAEIGDGIVIKIKSIKVLSKAASSGVDVAREGAFVGDPYVAKKCPSCNEPWPEFEVVGIGEDAVRCKNCGSPASPFKMVNGYTMVFDHNLGVGVTVNKETAEMIAKDAWEWHALPKNSKQVPILIFAKADIVGVPSRMRPFLGQLGTVPAVDIPDSHNAGDFGSFLINAPHPYGITKEDYETKLTDGHLDVDSVREGSILIAPVKVKGGGIYAGDAHAMQGDGEVAGHTTDVTAESVLEVSVVKNVNLDGPILLPPEEDLPPLAKPWRKDEWEKVQNLARRFGIEPEPVAPVQIIGSGPTINEAAMRGFERAAKLFGMSVEEVRNRVTISGAVEIGRLPGIVQVSMQVPLSALEKIGIDEIVVKHYDLPY